The genomic stretch GCAAGCTCGATCGCCCCATCAACGAGTCGGAGTTTCTGCCATGACCCTGCACCTGCACATCGATCGCCTCATCCTCAACGACTTCGATCTCACACCCAGTCAGCGTCACCTCTTGCAATCGACGATCGAATCAGAGCTGTCTCGACTGCTCACGGAAAACGGTGCTTCTCATTTGCAGCAGAGTCAGGCGATCGCGTCCCTCTCCATCGCGCCGATTAACGCGGCTCCCAACAGTACCCCCACCCAAATGGGACAGCAGATCGCGCAGAACATTTACCAGGGAATGAACTATGGGCGATAAAGCGGCTGCACAAACTCCTGCCCAGACCTCTACTGGCTTACCTCGCAGTGGGGAACGATCGCTCCTGCAACGACAGGCAATTAACTCAGAAGCGATCGAGAAAGTACCACCGATTGTGCATGAGGTGCTGCGATTTTCTGAGTCACCCACCGCCGACTTTAGCCGCATCCCGGTGACATCAAAAGCATTATCAAAGCGTGCTCCTGCTCCCCTGCCTGGTGGGATGAAACCCCGTCCGCTGCCTTCAATTAGCTTCACAGCACCGTCCGCTCCGTCGTCGGTCAAACCTGCTCCTGTCCCCGCGATTGTTGAAAGAACAGTACCTTCGCTGGTTCCTATTTATAGATTAGCAATGGCTGAATCAGCTTCTGTTTCTGGCGATCAGTCAACCCACTCCATCAGATCATCGCTCGCAGCTGTTCGGGGAATGAGTGCGTTGGGGTCGGGAGTTCCTCTGCCGAAACCCGTCCAGTCCCGGCTCGAATCCTCCTATGGCTATTGTCTTGATCCGGTGAGACTGCATCGCGATCCCATTGCAGCGCAAGTTGCTGAGGCGTTTCAGGCTCAGGCGGTCACGCTGGGAGATCACATCCTGCTAGGCAGAGAGATGGGACAAAGTAGCAGTGACTTTGTATTGGGGCACGAAGTTGCCCATGTAGTGCAGGGACGACTTCACCCCCGCAGCCGCCTTGGTCGCCCCAGCCAGCCCACCGACGCCGTAGAAATTGAGGCAAACGCAGCAGCGCTGGCGACGATGCGAGGTGAAACCATTCAGTTGCATGAAGGTGCTAGTGACGATCCACAGCTATTAGCTTGGTGGATTCTTGCCTTAATTGGTCTGGGCGTTGGGGCGGCTGTTGCAGGGGTGGCGGCATCCACAGGACACAGTACTGAAGAAAACCGCCGCCGTCAGGTGCGCGAACAGCGGAGTACGGGCGAAAATGTGCTTGCCTGGGTACCGATCGCCGGTTCCGTTCAGGACATCTGGCAGGCAGAAAGCAATCTTCAGCTCGCATTAGGTGTCGGATTTCTCGCATTCGACGTAGCAACGTTGGGCGGCACGGGGATGCTTGTGCGGGCACTGATAAGAGTTCCAAGAGCGTCGCTGCGGGTGCTGGCAAGAGGTGCTGAGCGGGCTGCGGTTGAACAGGGCACAGAACGGACGGTGATGCGTGTGGCTGGAGAAGAAGTGACTGAAGAGGCTTTACAGCAGGCAGTTCGCCAGTCCAGTGAACGCGGCATGACCGTTAGTGCTGCTACGGCAACCGAGGAAATTTCCCGCGCCCTCTCTCAGCAAGGGGCAATGGTGTTTGCGATGGAGGGAGGTCATGCTGTGATGTATGCTAACCGAGCCGGTCAAATCCTGAAAGTGCATGGCGGACCGCTGATCGTTCGCCTGACAGCAGATATGACAGAACAGGGAGCCGCCGCCGTCGCCCGAGGAGCAGTG from Leptolyngbya ohadii IS1 encodes the following:
- a CDS encoding eCIS core domain-containing protein, with the protein product MGDKAAAQTPAQTSTGLPRSGERSLLQRQAINSEAIEKVPPIVHEVLRFSESPTADFSRIPVTSKALSKRAPAPLPGGMKPRPLPSISFTAPSAPSSVKPAPVPAIVERTVPSLVPIYRLAMAESASVSGDQSTHSIRSSLAAVRGMSALGSGVPLPKPVQSRLESSYGYCLDPVRLHRDPIAAQVAEAFQAQAVTLGDHILLGREMGQSSSDFVLGHEVAHVVQGRLHPRSRLGRPSQPTDAVEIEANAAALATMRGETIQLHEGASDDPQLLAWWILALIGLGVGAAVAGVAASTGHSTEENRRRQVREQRSTGENVLAWVPIAGSVQDIWQAESNLQLALGVGFLAFDVATLGGTGMLVRALIRVPRASLRVLARGAERAAVEQGTERTVMRVAGEEVTEEALQQAVRQSSERGMTVSAATATEEISRALSQQGAMVFAMEGGHAVMYANRAGQILKVHGGPLIVRLTADMTEQGAAAVARGAVEGASREGAVTAYAIVQQGAPLTLEALERMPAGLRGVAEAVSRLLFGNPTSCGVVQGAAIEASGLTAEAIARLIPRGGASGQYIPITLVDHWLQTGAGRLVEGGVAKLVYGAATSTVTQFTLGILPVFLRPAIPVVSRQGAMSAASPGPSPQPTATTARPPHSSSATRSSTSMDAGTSSRTPSQPSTTTPGTPLPDPIAQQMERTAVEIITRWGTRPSTAQVTEIRAALPDLVPGWFVLNSAAVDQLRAALRQGGMDAATIAMITN